From one Lycium ferocissimum isolate CSIRO_LF1 chromosome 7, AGI_CSIRO_Lferr_CH_V1, whole genome shotgun sequence genomic stretch:
- the LOC132065550 gene encoding uncharacterized protein LOC132065550, with the protein MGDSDGEKIRNICILAHVDHGKTTLADHLIASSGGGVLHPKQAGKLRFMDYLDEEQRRAITMKSSSIGLNYKEHAINLIDSPGHMDFCSEVSTAARLSDGALVLVDAVEGVHIQTHAVLRQAWIEKLTPCLVLNKIDRLIVELRLTPLEAYTRLQRIVHEVNSIVSAYKSEKYLSDVDSLLSAPSGLVEDENADPEFVDDDEEDTFQPQKGNVAFVCALDGWGFSISDFAEFYASKLGASSAALQKALWGPRYFNAKTKMIVGKKGLSSGSSKVRPMFVQFVLEPLWQVYQAVVEADGGKAMLEKVIKSFNLSIPPRELQNKDPKSVLQSVMSRWLPLSDTILSMVIKYMPDPISAQSFRISRLLPKRELLDVGADPDVLSEAELVRKSVESCDSSPDAPCVVFVSKMFAIPSKLLPRGEILDDNGNGDSDECFLAFARIFSGVLHAGQKVFVLSALYDPLKEESLQKHVQEAELASLYLMMGQGLTPVASAKAGNVIAIRGLAQHILKSATLSSTLNCWPLSSMIFQVSPMLKVAIEPSDPADMGALIKGLRLLNRADPFVEVSVSARGEHVLSAAGEVHLERCIKDLKDRFAKINLEVSPPLVSFKETIEGDTANPLENLKLLNRTSDYLEKTTPDGRCVVRVRVMKLPTALTKLLDESSELLGDIIGGKSLEACKSLETLRGSIVEDENPIEALKKRLIDAVENDSSTGFTETEKDRIDKYKEMWQKFFKRIWALGPRQVGPNILLNPDVKGKSDDLSVLIKGSPYVSEKLGFMGDKDDTSASPESSTSVDQTLLREAENLESSILSGFQLATASGPLCDEPMWGLAFVIEASISPLAIPQNDSDTPIPQHEQYGLFPGQVMTVVKDACRAVVLQRKPRLVEAMYFCELNTPHDQLGNTYTVLNRRRAHVVNEEMQEGSSLFTVHAYVPVAESFGFSDELRRKTSGAASALLVLSHWEALPEDPFFVPRTEEEKEEFGDGASVPQSIARKLMDSVRRRKGLPVEEKVVQHATKQRTLARKV; encoded by the coding sequence ATGGGGGATTCTGATGGTGAaaaaataaggaatatatgTATACTTGCTCATGTGGATCATGGGAAAACCACATTGGCTGACCATTTGATTGCTTCATCTGGTGGTGGTGTGCTTCATCCTAAGCAAGCGGGTAAGCTTAGGTTTATGGATTATTTAGATGAGGAACAGAGACGAGCGATAACGATGAAGAGTTCTTCGATTGGTCTTAACTATAAGGAACACGCGATTAATCTTATTGACTCTCCTGGTCACATGGATTTTTGTAGTGAAGTATCGACTGCTGCGCGTTTGAGTGATGGTGCTTTGGTGTTGGTTGATGCTGTTGAGGGTGTACACATTCAGACACACGCGGTGCTAAGGCAAGCGTGGATTGAGAAGCTTACCCCGTGTTTGGTTTTGAATAAGATTGATAGGTTGATTGTTGAATTGAGATTGACGCCATTGGAGGCGTATACGCGGCTGCAGAGGATTGTTCATGAGGTGAATAGTATTGTGAGTGCATATAAGTCTGAGAAGTACTTGTCGGATGTGGATTCTCTGCTCTCTGCCCCGTCGGGGCTTGTGGAAGATGAGAATGCGGACCCTGAGTTTGTagatgatgatgaagaggaTACTTTCCAACCCCAGAAGGGGAATGTCGCGTTTGTGTGTGCACTAGACGGATGGGGTTTTAGTATTAGTGATTTTGCTGAGTTTTATGCTTCGAAATTGGGTGCAAGTTCGGCTGCCTTGCAGAAGGCGTTATGGGGACCTCGGTATTTTAATGCCAAGACTAAAATGATTGTAGGTAAGAAGGGACTTAGTAGTGGAAGTAGTAAGGTTAGGCCGATGTTTGTGCAATTTGTTCTTGAGCCACTTTGGCAGGTTTATCAAGCTGTTGTGGAAGCTGATGGAGGCAAAGCGATGCTTGAGAAAGTTATTAAGTCTTTCAATTTGTCTATACCTCCCCGTGAACTTCAAAACAAGGACCCTAAATCCGTGCTTCAATCTGTTATGAGTCGTTGGCTTCCGTTGTCAGATACAATATTGTCTATGGTTATCAAATACATGCCTGATCCTATATCTGCTCAGTCTTTCCGTATATCTCGGTTGCTTCCAAAGAGAGAGCTTTTGGATGTTGGCGCCGACCCTGACGTGCTTTCTGAAGCCGAACTTGTAAGGAAATCTGTGGAGTCCTGTGATTCGAGTCCTGATGCGCCTTGTGTTGTTTTTGTTTCTAAGATGTTTGCTATTCCATCAAAATTGCTTCCCCGTGGAGAGATTCTAGATGACAATGGAAATGGCGACTCTGATGAATGTTTCCTTGCATTTGCCAGGATCTTTAGTGGGGTTCTTCATGCTGGACAAAAGGTTTTTGTGCTTTCAGCATTGTACGATCCGCTAAAGGAAGAATCACTGCAGAAGCACGTGCAAGAAGCTGAATTGGCGTCTTTATATTTGATGATGGGCCAAGGATTGACACCAGTGGCATCAGCAAAGGCTGGTAACGTCATAGCTATCCGAGGGCTTGCTCAGCATATATTGAAGAGTGCGACTCTTTCATCTACGTTAAATTGTTGGCCTTTATCCAGTATGATTTTCCAGGTTTCACCCATGCTTAAAGTTGCAATTGAACCTTCTGATCCTGCTGACATGGGTGCACTTATTAAAGGGTTGAGGCTTCTAAACAGAGCGGACCCTTTTGTTGAGGTTTCTGTTTCCGCCAGGGGCGAGCATGTACTTTCCGCAGCAGGTGAGGTGCACCTGGAGAGATGCATTAAAGACTTAAAGGACAGATTTGCAAAGATAAACTTGGAAGTCTCCCCGCCCCTTGTATCTTTCAAAGAGACTATTGAAGGAGATACTGCTAACCCTTTAGAAAACTTGAAGTTATTGAATCGCACCTCTGATTATTTGGAGAAAACAACTCCAGATGGAAGATGTGTTGTTCGAGTGCGTGTTATGAAGCTTCCAACTGCATTGACCAAGCTGCTTGATGAAAGTTCCGAGTTGCTTGGAGACATTATTGGAGGTAAATCTTTGGAGGCTTGTAAAAGCTTGGAAACTCTTAGAGGTAGCATTGTAGAAGACGAAAATCCAATTGAAGCACTTAAGAAACGCCTAATAGATGCTGTGGAGAATGACTCTTCAACTGGATTTACCGAGACAGAAAAGGATAGGattgataaatataaggaaATGTGGCAAAAATTCTTTAAGAGGATCTGGGCTTTAGGGCCTAGACAGGTCGGTCCCAACATTCTCCTTAATCCAGATGTGAAAGGAAAAAGCGATGACCTTTCCGTTCTTATAAAGGGTTCCCCTTATGTATCAGAAAAATTGGGCTTTATGGGCGACAAAGACGACACCAGTGCATCACCAGAATCATCAACCAGTGTGGATCAGACCCTTCTACGAGAAGCTGAGAATCTTGAAAGCAGTATATTATCTGGATTCCAGTTAGCTACAGCATCGGGCCCGTTGTGTGATGAGCCCATGTGGGGTTTGGCATTTGTTATCGAGGCTTCCATATCTCCATTAGCTATTCCACAGAACGATAGTGACACACCTATTCCACAGCATGAACAGTATGGGCTCTTCCCGGGCCAGGTTATGACTGTTGTTAAGGATGCCTGCAGGGCTGTTGTTCTTCAGAGAAAACCTCGACTCGTAGAAGCCATGTACTTTTGTGAGCTGAACACCCCACACGACCAGTTAGGCAACACTTATACAGTTCTTAATCGTAGGCGGGCCCACGTGGTGAACGAAGAAATGCAGGAAGGTTCATCATTGTTCACCGTGCACGCTTATGTGCCAGTTGCAGAAAGTTTTGGATTCTCCGATGAGCTGAGGAGAAAGACTTCTGGAGCTGCAAGTGCGTTACTCGTTCTTAGCCATTGGGAAGCACTTCCGGAGGATCCGTTCTTTGTACCTAGGACCgaggaggagaaagaagaatttGGAGATGGTGCCAGTGTTCCGCAGAGTATAGCAAGAAAACTCATGGATTCCGTGAGACGGAGGAAAGGTCTTCCGGTAGAGGAAAAAGTAGTACAACACGCGACGAAGCAGAGGACTTTGGCTCGTAAGGTGTAG